The following are from one region of the Rosistilla carotiformis genome:
- a CDS encoding NAD(P)-dependent alcohol dehydrogenase, producing the protein MRAAVRHRYGPPEVLEIRAIDRPDCGPDQVLVRVHATTVNRTDCAVLMAKPFIMRPMTGWIHPKRATTGTDFAGEVVAVGAEVDEFEIGDRVWGFHDEGLSSHAEYLVAGRRENVAKMPAGVSFVDAAASLEAAHYAANFVKRLQVHQGDRVLVNGASGAIGSAVVQLLKNKGVIVTAVCGTANIPRVETLNPDEIIDYEREDFRQTSTRFHAVLDAVGKSSFGRCRHLLLPRGVYISSELGWGCQNPLLALMTPCLRGKVVRFPLPTNIAASMQQMGALLTEGKFAPLIDRQYPLEEIRDAFGYVLTGEKCGNVMLTFDAN; encoded by the coding sequence ATGAGAGCGGCAGTACGCCACCGTTATGGACCGCCGGAGGTCTTGGAGATTCGTGCGATCGATCGTCCCGATTGCGGGCCCGATCAAGTGCTGGTTCGCGTCCACGCGACAACGGTTAATCGCACCGACTGCGCCGTCTTGATGGCGAAGCCGTTTATCATGCGACCGATGACCGGATGGATCCATCCAAAGCGAGCGACAACCGGGACCGACTTTGCCGGCGAAGTCGTCGCTGTTGGAGCGGAGGTCGATGAATTTGAGATCGGCGACCGCGTCTGGGGTTTTCACGACGAAGGACTCAGTTCGCACGCGGAGTATCTGGTCGCCGGCCGACGCGAGAACGTCGCGAAGATGCCAGCTGGAGTTTCGTTCGTCGATGCGGCGGCGAGTCTCGAAGCGGCTCACTACGCAGCCAACTTCGTCAAACGCTTGCAGGTACACCAAGGGGACCGCGTGCTGGTCAACGGCGCCTCGGGAGCGATCGGATCGGCGGTCGTCCAACTGTTAAAAAACAAAGGCGTGATCGTCACCGCGGTCTGCGGCACCGCCAATATTCCGCGAGTCGAGACGCTCAATCCCGACGAGATCATCGATTACGAGCGCGAAGACTTCCGTCAAACCAGCACCCGATTTCACGCGGTCCTCGATGCGGTTGGCAAGAGTAGCTTTGGTCGTTGCCGACACCTACTGCTACCCCGCGGCGTCTACATCTCTTCGGAACTCGGCTGGGGCTGCCAGAACCCGCTGCTCGCTCTGATGACTCCGTGCCTGCGGGGCAAAGTCGTTCGCTTCCCATTGCCAACCAACATCGCTGCCAGCATGCAGCAGATGGGCGCATTGCTGACCGAGGGAAAGTTTGCCCCACTGATCGACCGCCAATATCCGCTGGAAGAAATCCGCGACGCCTTCGGTTACGTCCTGACCGGCGAAAAGTGCGGCAACGTCATGCTGACGTTTGATGCCAATTGA
- a CDS encoding HNH endonuclease — MNASRRQVLSGSAVCLEFFNRVHVSLCGTPGHEPLGRLAPDVWERAGNCCEYCQMPQDYDPATFEVDHIVPGKMGGESVEENLALACFKCNNHKGPNIAGIDPVDGSKAFLFDPRNDNWSQHFIWDGPLLLGLTSKGRTTVALLQINVGHRVSHRRQLITEGVFPLSKKS, encoded by the coding sequence ATGAACGCGAGCAGGCGACAAGTTTTGAGCGGATCAGCAGTCTGCTTGGAATTCTTCAATCGCGTGCACGTGTCGCTTTGCGGAACGCCGGGACATGAGCCTCTCGGTCGCCTTGCGCCAGACGTCTGGGAGCGTGCGGGCAACTGTTGCGAGTACTGCCAAATGCCGCAGGATTACGATCCGGCGACATTTGAAGTCGACCATATTGTTCCGGGGAAGATGGGGGGCGAATCGGTCGAAGAGAACCTTGCCCTGGCTTGTTTTAAGTGCAACAACCACAAGGGTCCCAACATCGCGGGTATTGATCCGGTGGATGGCTCAAAAGCGTTCTTGTTCGACCCGCGAAATGACAACTGGAGTCAACACTTTATTTGGGATGGACCGCTCCTCCTTGGCCTGACCTCAAAGGGGAGGACAACGGTTGCCCTGCTGCAAATAAATGTTGGTCACCGCGTTTCGCATCGTCGCCAACTGATCACCGAAGGCGTTTTTCCATTGAGCAAGAAATCGTAA